In one Campylobacter insulaenigrae NCTC 12927 genomic region, the following are encoded:
- the galU gene encoding UTP--glucose-1-phosphate uridylyltransferase GalU → MLQTCVFPAAGYGTRFLPATKTLPKEMLPILTKPLIHYGVDEALEAGMETMGFVTGRGKRALEDYFDISYELEHQIAGTNKEYLLSEIRTLINRCTFTFTRQNEMKGLGDAVLKAKPLVQDEAFGVILADDLCINEDGINVMAQMVKIYEKYRCSIVAVMEVENEQVSNYGIIAGNNVEGDLIMVNSMIEKPDIKDAPSNLAIIGRYILTPDIFGILENTKAGKNGEIQLTDALLSQATNNMVLAYKFKGKRFDCGSVEGFIEATNYFYKKNKC, encoded by the coding sequence ATGCTTCAAACTTGTGTATTTCCTGCAGCCGGATATGGAACAAGATTTTTACCTGCTACAAAAACCCTACCTAAAGAAATGTTGCCTATATTAACAAAACCACTCATACATTATGGAGTAGATGAAGCTTTAGAAGCTGGTATGGAAACTATGGGGTTTGTAACAGGTAGAGGAAAAAGAGCTTTGGAAGATTATTTTGATATATCTTACGAACTTGAACACCAAATTGCAGGTACTAATAAAGAATATCTATTAAGTGAAATTAGGACTTTAATCAATCGATGCACTTTTACTTTTACAAGACAAAATGAGATGAAAGGTTTAGGTGATGCGGTATTAAAAGCAAAACCCTTAGTACAAGATGAAGCATTTGGAGTAATCTTAGCAGATGATTTGTGTATAAACGAAGATGGTATAAATGTTATGGCACAAATGGTAAAAATTTATGAAAAATATCGTTGTTCTATTGTTGCTGTTATGGAAGTAGAAAATGAACAAGTTTCAAATTATGGGATTATCGCTGGCAACAATGTTGAAGGAGATTTAATTATGGTAAATTCTATGATAGAAAAACCTGATATAAAAGATGCACCAAGTAACTTAGCTATCATAGGAAGATATATTTTAACTCCAGATATTTTTGGAATCTTAGAAAACACAAAAGCAGGTAAAAATGGTGAAATTCAATTAACAGATGCTTTATTGTCTCAAGCAACCAACAATATGGTACTAGCTTACAAATTTAAAGGCAAAAGATTTGATTGTGGTAGCGTAGAAGGCTTTATCGAAGCAACAAATTATTTTTATAAGAAAAATAAATGCTAA
- a CDS encoding IMPACT family protein → MRTIDQIYQAKIEIKKSNFLAFLCPYKDFKNLIKELKSEHLKAVHFVYAYRYLNEYKQIVEDKSDDGEPKGSSAMPCLNVLRGAFLINCAVIVVRYFGGIKLGVGGLVRAYSEATNAVVLNAKLLEFELKQALNLCIPFAVYSRFEYFLNKNNINFERKFTECVELTIYVNEKEEKDFKNFAKEFEIKEI, encoded by the coding sequence ATGAGAACTATTGATCAAATTTATCAAGCTAAAATTGAAATTAAAAAATCAAATTTCTTAGCTTTTTTATGTCCATATAAAGATTTTAAAAATTTAATAAAAGAGCTTAAAAGTGAGCATTTAAAAGCAGTGCATTTTGTTTATGCTTATAGATATTTAAACGAATACAAACAAATCGTTGAAGATAAAAGTGATGATGGTGAGCCTAAAGGAAGTTCTGCTATGCCTTGTTTAAATGTTTTAAGGGGAGCCTTTCTTATTAATTGTGCGGTAATAGTTGTGCGGTATTTTGGTGGTATAAAACTTGGTGTTGGAGGATTGGTAAGAGCTTATAGCGAAGCCACTAATGCTGTTGTTTTAAATGCGAAACTTTTAGAATTTGAATTAAAACAAGCCTTAAATTTGTGTATTCCTTTTGCAGTTTATTCTAGATTTGAATATTTTTTGAATAAAAATAATATTAATTTTGAGAGAAAATTTACAGAATGTGTAGAATTAACAATTTATGTTAATGAAAAAGAAGAAAAAGATTTTAAAAATTTTGCAAAAGAATTTGAAATTAAAGAAATATAA
- a CDS encoding ABC-F family ATP-binding cassette domain-containing protein: MVEVKNLTMRFANQLLFEDVNLKLNRGERYGLIGANGAGKSTFLKILSGEIESSSGEICIDPNLKIAVLSQDQFAFENYTVKDTVMCANKRLYDALKEKEKLYMSEEFTDEINDRLSELEIITAEEDPNYDCELRCEKILSSLNIKDFNALMSTLQSADKFKVLLAQVLFLGADILFLDEPTNNLDLEAISWLENELLRHDGTLVVISHDRHFLNKVCTRILDVDFKQIRDFAGNYDDWYMASTLLAKQAELKRDKTLKEREELENFIRRFSANASKAKQATSRAKALEKLELEEIKTSNRRDPSIVFRANREIGNEVLELKNISKAYDKTLFENLELKLEKGDKIALIGANGVGKSTLAKIIASKLQPDNGNIHIGATIEMSYFAQDTTNLINENLKLYEWLMSEKFKDLDEIRKCLGRILFSGNDQEKVAASLSGGEKHRLMLSKLMLERGNFLLLDEPDNHLDLESIIALGEALYNFKGCVICISHDRELINAFANRIWFLENGQLTDFKGSYEEFLGGLE, encoded by the coding sequence ATGGTGGAAGTTAAAAATCTCACTATGCGTTTTGCAAACCAACTTTTATTTGAAGATGTAAATTTAAAATTAAACCGTGGTGAAAGATATGGACTTATAGGCGCAAATGGCGCAGGAAAATCAACCTTTTTAAAAATTCTCTCAGGCGAAATAGAATCAAGTAGTGGAGAAATATGCATAGATCCAAATTTAAAAATCGCTGTTTTAAGTCAAGATCAATTTGCTTTTGAAAATTATACTGTAAAAGATACAGTAATGTGTGCAAATAAAAGATTATATGATGCACTAAAAGAAAAAGAAAAACTTTATATGAGTGAAGAATTCACAGATGAAATCAATGACAGGTTAAGTGAACTTGAAATAATTACCGCAGAAGAAGACCCAAATTATGATTGCGAACTTAGATGTGAAAAAATTCTTAGCTCTTTAAATATCAAAGATTTTAACGCTTTAATGAGCACTTTACAAAGTGCGGATAAATTTAAAGTTTTATTAGCTCAAGTTTTATTTTTAGGAGCTGATATTTTATTTTTAGATGAACCCACAAATAACCTTGATTTAGAAGCAATATCTTGGCTTGAAAACGAACTTTTAAGACATGATGGTACTTTAGTGGTGATTAGTCATGATAGACATTTTTTAAATAAAGTTTGTACAAGAATTTTAGATGTTGATTTTAAACAAATTCGAGATTTTGCTGGAAATTATGATGATTGGTACATGGCTTCAACTTTGCTTGCCAAACAAGCTGAACTTAAGCGAGATAAAACCTTAAAAGAAAGAGAAGAATTAGAAAATTTCATTCGTCGTTTTAGTGCAAATGCTTCTAAGGCCAAACAAGCAACAAGTAGAGCTAAAGCTTTAGAAAAACTTGAACTTGAAGAAATTAAAACTTCAAATAGACGCGATCCTAGCATAGTTTTTAGAGCTAATAGAGAAATAGGTAATGAAGTTTTAGAATTAAAAAATATAAGTAAAGCTTATGATAAAACTTTATTTGAAAATTTAGAATTAAAATTAGAAAAAGGTGATAAAATAGCTTTAATAGGTGCAAATGGTGTTGGAAAAAGTACTTTAGCTAAAATCATCGCATCAAAATTACAACCTGATAATGGAAATATTCATATAGGTGCTACTATAGAAATGAGTTATTTTGCTCAAGATACTACAAATTTAATTAATGAAAATTTAAAACTTTATGAATGGCTAATGAGTGAAAAATTTAAAGACTTAGATGAAATTCGAAAATGTCTTGGAAGAATACTCTTTAGTGGAAATGATCAAGAAAAAGTGGCAGCAAGTTTAAGTGGTGGAGAAAAACATCGTCTGATGCTTTCAAAACTTATGCTAGAACGAGGAAATTTTTTACTTTTAGATGAGCCAGATAATCACTTAGATCTTGAGAGTATTATTGCATTAGGAGAAGCTTTATATAATTTTAAAGGTTGTGTGATTTGCATTAGTCACGATAGGGAATTAATTAATGCTTTTGCAAATCGCATATGGTTTTTAGAAAATGGTCAGTTAACAGACTTTAAAGGAAGTTATGAAGAATTTTTAGGAGGTTTAGAATGA
- a CDS encoding superinfection immunity protein: MSAEEIGNTTAIIIFTLYMLPSVIALCRKHSNWFAIIALNLLLGWTLIVWIVCLIWSFINKSQQAIIIQNEKIISKDKKMNKKIKIAFIAGLASLFVACGGEKFPGQPSDTVKINQSQYTNGNLKEEIPYNSQSRIHGIKRTFFSNGQLQSEEEYKDGKKEGFVKQYFENGQLQLEAQTKNNQYDGQFKSYYDDGKIEVEGTYKNGKYIGAYKLYASNGNIVSEQNYNKDGKKDGIFKEYNPDGALMSEEEYKNDLKNGIFRKYRNGAIIDEQKFENGKLIQK, encoded by the coding sequence GTGAGTGCTGAAGAAATAGGTAATACTACAGCTATTATAATATTTACATTATATATGCTTCCATCAGTAATAGCACTTTGTAGAAAACATAGCAACTGGTTTGCAATTATTGCTTTAAACTTATTGCTGGGATGGACTTTAATAGTATGGATTGTTTGTTTAATATGGTCTTTCATAAATAAATCACAGCAAGCAATAATTATACAAAATGAAAAAATAATATCAAAGGATAAAAAAATGAATAAAAAAATTAAAATTGCTTTTATAGCAGGATTAGCAAGTTTATTTGTAGCATGTGGTGGAGAAAAATTTCCAGGACAACCGAGTGATACAGTCAAAATAAACCAAAGTCAATATACAAATGGAAATCTTAAAGAAGAAATTCCTTACAATTCTCAGTCTAGAATTCATGGAATAAAAAGAACTTTTTTTAGTAATGGACAATTACAAAGTGAAGAAGAGTATAAAGATGGTAAAAAAGAAGGATTTGTAAAACAATATTTTGAAAATGGACAACTCCAACTTGAAGCACAAACTAAAAACAATCAATATGATGGACAATTTAAATCTTATTATGACGATGGAAAAATAGAAGTCGAAGGAACTTATAAAAATGGAAAATATATTGGTGCTTATAAATTATATGCTTCTAATGGGAATATCGTTTCAGAGCAAAACTACAACAAAGATGGTAAAAAAGATGGAATTTTTAAAGAATATAATCCAGATGGAGCCTTAATGTCAGAAGAAGAATATAAAAATGATTTAAAAAATGGTATTTTTAGAAAATATAGAAATGGCGCTATAATAGACGAGCAAAAATTTGAAAATGGAAAATTAATTCAAAAATAA
- a CDS encoding diguanylate cyclase domain-containing protein, producing the protein MSLVLLSFLPSLSFVLEILALCLAYFFKQNKIFFLLLLILCARSLSLVASEYQAHLFISIFLPFSYVLFVFLQDSKLVFEKINFIKFTYIIFISIIALILSTNTNFNSYITSEIFGFYNGFFKPISEFSYCIFWVGFIFLLFSYFKNNDFHFLFAYVGLSVQFLFYNNVDLGYYEFASLVFITFLIYKAYKIAFFDSITNLPNLKALRRYSQGLENFHLAVIKLKNLNQIRDDKGYKMQEYVLHSFTKILKKALHARIFKDERDYLIIVFEEESVAFVQSKLQMLENFMQKYIFEFNEESAKLEISLCLSNENTDIEKSIKQAKIELKKIKEL; encoded by the coding sequence TTGAGTTTGGTTTTATTATCTTTTTTACCTTCTTTGAGTTTTGTTCTAGAAATTTTAGCCTTATGCCTAGCTTATTTTTTTAAACAAAATAAAATCTTTTTCTTACTTTTGTTGATTTTGTGTGCTAGAAGTCTTTCTTTGGTTGCTAGTGAATACCAAGCACATTTGTTTATTTCTATATTTTTACCATTTTCATATGTGCTTTTTGTTTTTTTGCAAGATAGTAAATTAGTTTTTGAAAAAATAAATTTTATTAAATTTACCTATATCATTTTTATTAGCATTATTGCTTTGATTCTTAGCACAAATACAAATTTTAATTCTTATATAACAAGTGAAATTTTTGGTTTTTATAATGGATTTTTTAAGCCTATTAGTGAATTTAGCTATTGTATATTTTGGGTAGGATTTATATTTTTATTATTTTCGTATTTTAAAAACAATGATTTTCATTTTTTATTTGCTTATGTAGGTTTGAGTGTGCAATTTTTATTTTACAATAATGTAGATTTAGGATATTATGAATTTGCATCTTTAGTTTTTATAACTTTTTTGATATATAAAGCTTATAAAATAGCTTTTTTTGACAGCATTACAAATTTACCAAATTTAAAAGCTTTAAGAAGATACTCACAAGGATTAGAAAATTTTCATTTAGCAGTAATTAAACTTAAAAATCTTAATCAAATTCGTGATGATAAGGGATATAAGATGCAAGAGTATGTTTTGCATTCTTTTACTAAAATTCTTAAAAAAGCATTGCATGCTAGAATTTTTAAAGATGAGAGAGATTATTTAATAATTGTTTTTGAAGAAGAAAGTGTAGCGTTTGTGCAGAGCAAATTACAAATGCTAGAGAATTTTATGCAAAAATATATCTTTGAATTTAATGAAGAAAGTGCTAAGTTGGAAATTTCGCTTTGTTTATCAAATGAAAATACTGACATAGAAAAAAGTATTAAGCAAGCTAAAATTGAGCTTAAAAAAATAAAGGAATTATGA
- a CDS encoding phosphomannomutase/phosphoglucomutase codes for MLDLIFREYDIRGLYPSELNEKSVKAIGYALGLVMKEKKCHKISVGYDARYSANELFNYLISGLNKAGMKVYNIGLGPTPMGYFSLFFDDMFDANIMITGSHNPKEYNGFKITINKESFFGENLKILSKKVQKYLNINIEDNFQCEAYDIKNAYIDFLVKHFNHLRNYKEKIVIDCANGATGVIIRPLTEKLGLNVQILFEEADGNFPNHAPDPTELENLYVLQEVLKKDMQAKMGFAFDGDGDRLVVVSGDYVFKGDELCYLFAKNIENPRVLGEVKCSKNLFDEVAKFGFIMMGKTGHSNIKAMMKEHNIDLAAELSGHIFFKDRYFGYDDGIYAFLRTLELLAKNYNLKALVDELPKLYASDEVKLKVSEENKFQIIEKFKEKVKANIFENMLECNEIDGVRIIFENGWALLRASNTSPYLIMRTEATTKDFKDFLQAKVKETYKLILKELA; via the coding sequence ATGTTAGATTTGATTTTTAGAGAATATGATATTAGAGGTCTTTATCCTAGTGAACTTAACGAAAAGAGTGTTAAAGCTATAGGCTATGCTTTAGGCTTAGTGATGAAAGAAAAAAAATGCCATAAAATTAGTGTGGGTTATGATGCAAGATATAGTGCAAATGAGCTTTTTAATTATTTAATAAGTGGATTAAATAAAGCTGGTATGAAAGTATACAATATAGGATTAGGTCCAACTCCTATGGGATATTTTAGTTTATTTTTTGATGATATGTTTGATGCAAATATTATGATAACAGGATCACATAATCCTAAAGAATACAATGGTTTTAAAATTACTATCAATAAAGAAAGTTTTTTTGGTGAAAATTTAAAAATTCTTTCCAAGAAAGTACAAAAATATTTAAATATAAATATAGAGGATAATTTTCAATGTGAGGCTTATGATATAAAAAATGCGTATATAGATTTCTTAGTTAAGCATTTTAATCATCTTAGAAATTATAAGGAAAAAATTGTTATTGATTGTGCTAATGGAGCCACTGGTGTAATTATTAGACCTTTAACTGAAAAATTAGGTCTTAATGTGCAAATCTTATTCGAAGAAGCAGATGGTAATTTTCCAAATCACGCGCCTGATCCAACGGAACTTGAAAATTTGTATGTCTTACAAGAAGTTTTAAAAAAAGATATGCAAGCGAAAATGGGCTTTGCCTTTGATGGAGATGGAGATCGTTTGGTGGTTGTAAGCGGCGATTATGTTTTTAAAGGTGATGAGCTTTGTTATTTATTTGCTAAAAATATTGAAAATCCTAGAGTTTTAGGGGAAGTAAAATGTTCTAAAAATCTTTTTGATGAAGTGGCTAAATTTGGTTTTATTATGATGGGTAAAACAGGACATTCTAATATCAAAGCAATGATGAAAGAACATAATATAGATTTAGCAGCAGAATTAAGTGGTCATATCTTTTTTAAAGATAGATATTTTGGCTATGATGATGGAATTTATGCATTTTTGAGGACTTTAGAGCTTTTAGCAAAAAATTATAATCTCAAGGCTTTAGTTGATGAACTACCAAAACTTTATGCAAGTGATGAGGTGAAGTTAAAGGTTAGTGAAGAAAATAAGTTCCAAATTATAGAAAAATTTAAAGAAAAAGTAAAAGCTAATATTTTTGAAAATATGCTCGAATGTAATGAAATTGATGGTGTAAGAATTATTTTTGAAAATGGTTGGGCGCTTTTGCGTGCTTCAAATACAAGCCCTTATCTTATTATGAGAACAGAAGCTACAACTAAAGATTTTAAAGATTTTCTTCAAGCAAAAGTGAAAGAAACCTATAAACTTATTTTAAAAGAGCTTGCATAA
- the tilS gene encoding tRNA lysidine(34) synthetase TilS — translation MIEQYYNILTQGKNLLAFSHGSDSSALFFILLEKNIEFDLIFINYKTRLSSDIEEQSAKELAKKYNKKIFIKIAPKIEKNFEANARQVRYDFFNEICKKYHYDNLILAHNLNDKFEWFLMQVSKGAGFVELLGFKDIEQRENFTIIRPLLNTSKNEIINFLKQENIKYFNDESNQDEKYFRNHIRINYTNEFLLKFENGVKNTFKYLEKDLMFFENKFDVFCGIYICFKHESVIAKCFKRLGILLSFKQRQEALKHDGVISHKIAIVYIQNKALIFPFTICEKIPKEFKENYRKAKIPKLLRAYLYQNHIDCNELMQALLK, via the coding sequence ATGATAGAACAATACTATAATATTTTAACACAAGGAAAAAATCTTTTAGCCTTTTCTCATGGTAGTGATTCTAGTGCTTTGTTTTTTATACTTTTAGAAAAAAATATAGAATTTGATTTGATATTTATTAATTATAAAACACGCTTAAGTAGTGATATAGAAGAACAAAGTGCCAAAGAATTAGCTAAAAAATACAATAAAAAAATTTTTATCAAAATAGCACCTAAGATAGAAAAAAATTTTGAAGCAAACGCAAGGCAAGTGCGCTATGATTTTTTTAATGAAATTTGCAAAAAATATCATTATGATAATCTAATTTTAGCCCATAATTTAAATGATAAATTTGAATGGTTTTTAATGCAAGTTAGTAAAGGTGCTGGTTTTGTGGAGCTATTGGGCTTTAAAGACATAGAACAAAGAGAAAATTTTACTATCATTAGACCCTTATTAAATACTAGTAAAAACGAAATTATAAATTTTTTAAAACAAGAAAACATTAAATATTTTAATGATGAAAGTAATCAAGATGAAAAATATTTTAGAAATCATATAAGAATTAATTATACAAATGAATTTTTACTCAAATTTGAAAATGGAGTTAAAAATACTTTTAAATATTTAGAAAAAGATTTGATGTTTTTTGAAAATAAATTTGATGTTTTTTGTGGAATTTATATTTGTTTTAAACACGAAAGTGTGATCGCTAAATGCTTTAAACGCTTAGGCATACTTTTAAGCTTCAAACAACGCCAAGAAGCTTTAAAACACGATGGAGTAATTTCTCATAAAATTGCTATTGTATATATCCAAAATAAAGCTTTAATTTTTCCTTTTACTATTTGCGAAAAAATTCCTAAAGAATTTAAAGAAAATTATAGAAAGGCGAAAATTCCTAAGCTTTTAAGAGCATATTTGTACCAAAACCACATTGATTGCAATGAGCTTATGCAAGCTCTTTTAAAATAA
- the rimO gene encoding 30S ribosomal protein S12 methylthiotransferase RimO, with the protein MSKLFLMSLGCNKNLVDSEIMLGCLNTYEICDEPSKADVLIVNTCGFIESAKKESINAILNLHEQRKKDSLLVVTGCLMQRYQEELMKELPEVDLFSGVGDYEKIDEMILKKTNLFSNSTYLQNENTERVITGSNYHAFIKIAEGCNQQCSFCAIPSFKGKLKSRSLKSIVNEVKTLVDKGYKDFSFIAQDTSSYLFDQGQKNGLLKLIESIESIQGIKAARILYLYPTSISKEVIEKIINSKVFVNYFDMPLQHISDNMLKIMKRGANKAKLIELLNLMKQAPNSFLRTGFIIGHPGERDEDFEELCTFIKEFSFDRISIFAYSKEEDTAAFNMEQIPSKIINKRLKTIEKIVDECIESSFKRQVGKKILAFCEGKSSEGDFFIGAKDICWDRNIDGEILINESDCGDLIMGEIYECELLDNIDKKLIAKALRKK; encoded by the coding sequence ATGTCAAAACTTTTTTTAATGTCTTTAGGTTGTAATAAAAATTTAGTTGATAGTGAAATTATGCTTGGATGTTTAAATACATATGAAATTTGCGATGAACCAAGCAAAGCTGACGTATTGATAGTAAATACTTGTGGATTTATAGAAAGTGCTAAAAAAGAAAGTATTAATGCGATTTTAAATTTACATGAACAAAGAAAAAAAGATTCTTTGTTAGTAGTAACTGGATGCTTAATGCAACGCTATCAAGAGGAATTAATGAAAGAATTACCCGAAGTAGATCTTTTTAGCGGTGTTGGTGATTATGAAAAAATAGATGAAATGATACTTAAAAAAACCAATCTTTTTTCAAATTCTACTTATTTACAAAATGAAAACACTGAACGTGTTATCACAGGATCAAATTATCATGCTTTTATTAAAATTGCTGAAGGCTGTAATCAACAATGCTCTTTTTGCGCTATACCTAGTTTTAAAGGTAAGCTAAAATCTCGATCTTTAAAAAGCATAGTCAATGAAGTTAAAACTCTTGTTGATAAAGGTTATAAAGATTTTTCTTTTATCGCGCAAGATACAAGCTCATATTTGTTTGATCAAGGACAGAAAAATGGACTTTTAAAACTTATTGAATCAATAGAAAGTATTCAAGGAATAAAAGCAGCTAGAATTTTATACTTATATCCAACAAGCATCAGCAAAGAAGTAATAGAAAAGATTATTAATTCAAAAGTTTTTGTAAATTATTTTGATATGCCTTTACAACATATAAGCGATAATATGCTTAAAATTATGAAACGTGGAGCCAATAAAGCAAAATTAATCGAACTTTTAAATTTAATGAAACAAGCTCCGAATTCATTTTTGCGTACAGGTTTTATAATAGGGCATCCTGGTGAAAGAGATGAAGATTTTGAAGAATTATGTACTTTTATAAAAGAATTTAGTTTTGATAGGATTAGTATTTTTGCCTATTCTAAAGAAGAAGACACTGCAGCTTTTAACATGGAACAAATTCCTAGCAAAATCATCAATAAAAGATTAAAAACTATAGAAAAAATTGTTGATGAATGCATAGAATCAAGTTTCAAAAGACAAGTTGGCAAAAAAATTCTAGCATTTTGTGAGGGAAAAAGTAGCGAAGGTGACTTTTTTATAGGAGCTAAGGATATTTGCTGGGATAGAAATATTGATGGCGAAATTCTTATTAATGAAAGTGATTGTGGAGATTTAATTATGGGTGAAATTTATGAGTGTGAGTTACTTGATAATATAGACAAAAAACTTATTGCTAAAGCTTTAAGAAAGAAATAA